One stretch of Nomascus leucogenys isolate Asia chromosome 7b, Asia_NLE_v1, whole genome shotgun sequence DNA includes these proteins:
- the SHISA8 gene encoding protein shisa-8 isoform X1, whose amino-acid sequence MARAGARGLFGGRRPPGLWLALTLRLALLLARPPSGRTGAPEAQGPAAPGTTAPAGGDRCRGYYDVMGQWDPPFNCSSGAYSFCCGTCGYRFCCHDGPRRLDQSRCSNYDTPAWVQTGRPPARARDTAAPRDLGRERSHTAVYAVCGVAALLVLAGIGARLGLERAHSPRARRTVTRALTELLKQPGPQEPLPPTLGPPLGGCVQVQMGDGLPRGSPHNSAGPRTPRLARASPPGEPFLRVAPPGLAAAAAARDSEPGPVPGAGGCREDRLGSQPRPENGPPGSHRTASGRGLRRGDSEGGMTRGIGPSRVSLLAPDKKRLNNAPRGSAAPGPPRGPRLQGGGSLTLQPDYAKYATFKAAALKAAEAAPRDFCQRFPALEPSPRQPPARAPRPPPDLPAPLDACPWAPPVYAPPAAPGPYAAWTASRPARPAPLGYPTARAFQVPRRPGQAARRQFSVEKMAETFSRQPPGLYGSAGRGSRYLRTNSKTEVTV is encoded by the exons ATGGCGCGGGCCGGGGCGCGGGGACTGTTCGGCGGCCGCCGTCCACCCGGCCTCTGGCTCGCGCTCACGCTTCGGCTCGCGTTGCTGCTGGCCCGGCCGCCGTCGGGCCGCACGGGAGCCCCAGAGGCGCAGGGTCCCGCGGCGCCCGGCACGACAGCCCCGGCGGGGGGCGACCGCTGCCGCGGCTACTACGACGTGATGGGCCAGTGGGACCCGCCCTTCAACTGCAGCTCGGGCGCCTACAGCTTCTGCTGCGGCACGTGCGGCTACCGCTTCTGCTGCCACGACGGGCCGCGGCGCCTAGACCAGAGCCGCTGTTCCAACTACGACACGCCGGCCTGGGTCCAGACAGGCCGGCCGCCCGCCCGCGCCCGCGACACCGCGGCGCCCCGGGACTTGGGCCGCGAGCGCAGCCATACGGCCGTCTACGCTGTGTGCGGCGTCGCAGCGCTGCTGGTGCTGGCCGGCATCGGGGCGCGCCTGGGCCTGGAGAGGGCGCACAGCCCGCGCGCGCGGCGCACCGTGACCAG GGCGCTGACAGAGCTTCTGAAGCAGCCGGGCCCCCAGGAGCCATTGCCTCCCACCCTGGGCCCACCCCTGGGTGGCTGTGTCCAGGTGCAGATGGGGGACGGCCTCCCCCGGGGCTCCCCCCACAACAGCGCAG GTCCCAGGACTCCGCGCCTGGCTCGAGCGTCGCCTCCGGGCGAGCCCTTCTTGAGGGTGGCACCCCCCGGGCTGGCTGCCGCCGCCGCTGCGCGTGACTCGGAGCCAGGCCCTGTTCCAGGCGCTGGAGGCTGCCGCGAAGACAGGCTTGGCTCGCAGCCTCGCCCGGAGAACGGTCCCCCAGGTTCTCACCGAACGGCCTCGGGGAGAGGGCTACGGAGAGGTGACAGCGAGGGCGGAATGACCCGGGGCATCGGACCGAGCCGCGTCTCACTCCTCGCTCCAGACAAGAAGCGCCTCAACAACGCGCCCCGGGGGTCGGCCGCCCCGGGGCCTCCGCGCGGCCCGCGGCTGCAGGGCGGCGGCAGCCTGACGCTGCAGCCCGACTACGCCAAGTACGCCACGTTCAAGGCCGCCGCGCTCAAGGCTGCAG AGGCCGCCCCGCGGGACTTCTGCCAGCGTTTCCCCGCCCTTGAGCCGTCCCCGCGGCAACCCCCGGCGCGGGCCCCGCGACCACCCCCGGACTTGCCTGCGCCGCTGGACGCCTGCCCCTGGGCCCCGCCTGTCTACGCGCCCCCTGCCGCGCCGGGCCCCTATGCCGCCTGGACCGCCAGTCGCCCGGCCCGGCCCGCCCCGCTCGGCTACCCGACGGCTCGGGCCTTCCAGGTACCCCGGCGACCCGGTCAAGCGGCCCGGCGCCAGTTCAGTGTGGAGAAGATGGCTGAGACCTTCAGCCGGCAGCCCCCGGGCCTTTACGGCAGCGCGGGCCGCGGGTCCCGGTACCTAAGGACCAACAGCAAGACCGAGGTCACCGTGTGA
- the SHISA8 gene encoding protein shisa-8 isoform X2, whose product MARAGARGLFGGRRPPGLWLALTLRLALLLARPPSGRTGAPEAQGPAAPGTTAPAGGDRCRGYYDVMGQWDPPFNCSSGAYSFCCGTCGYRFCCHDGPRRLDQSRCSNYDTPAWVQTGRPPARARDTAAPRDLGRERSHTAVYAVCGVAALLVLAGIGARLGLERAHSPRARRTVTRALTELLKQPGPQEPLPPTLGPPLGGCVQVQMGDGLPRGSPHNSAGAGGCREDRLGSQPRPENGPPGSHRTASGRGLRRGDSEGGMTRGIGPSRVSLLAPDKKRLNNAPRGSAAPGPPRGPRLQGGGSLTLQPDYAKYATFKAAALKAAEAAPRDFCQRFPALEPSPRQPPARAPRPPPDLPAPLDACPWAPPVYAPPAAPGPYAAWTASRPARPAPLGYPTARAFQVPRRPGQAARRQFSVEKMAETFSRQPPGLYGSAGRGSRYLRTNSKTEVTV is encoded by the exons ATGGCGCGGGCCGGGGCGCGGGGACTGTTCGGCGGCCGCCGTCCACCCGGCCTCTGGCTCGCGCTCACGCTTCGGCTCGCGTTGCTGCTGGCCCGGCCGCCGTCGGGCCGCACGGGAGCCCCAGAGGCGCAGGGTCCCGCGGCGCCCGGCACGACAGCCCCGGCGGGGGGCGACCGCTGCCGCGGCTACTACGACGTGATGGGCCAGTGGGACCCGCCCTTCAACTGCAGCTCGGGCGCCTACAGCTTCTGCTGCGGCACGTGCGGCTACCGCTTCTGCTGCCACGACGGGCCGCGGCGCCTAGACCAGAGCCGCTGTTCCAACTACGACACGCCGGCCTGGGTCCAGACAGGCCGGCCGCCCGCCCGCGCCCGCGACACCGCGGCGCCCCGGGACTTGGGCCGCGAGCGCAGCCATACGGCCGTCTACGCTGTGTGCGGCGTCGCAGCGCTGCTGGTGCTGGCCGGCATCGGGGCGCGCCTGGGCCTGGAGAGGGCGCACAGCCCGCGCGCGCGGCGCACCGTGACCAG GGCGCTGACAGAGCTTCTGAAGCAGCCGGGCCCCCAGGAGCCATTGCCTCCCACCCTGGGCCCACCCCTGGGTGGCTGTGTCCAGGTGCAGATGGGGGACGGCCTCCCCCGGGGCTCCCCCCACAACAGCGCAG GCGCTGGAGGCTGCCGCGAAGACAGGCTTGGCTCGCAGCCTCGCCCGGAGAACGGTCCCCCAGGTTCTCACCGAACGGCCTCGGGGAGAGGGCTACGGAGAGGTGACAGCGAGGGCGGAATGACCCGGGGCATCGGACCGAGCCGCGTCTCACTCCTCGCTCCAGACAAGAAGCGCCTCAACAACGCGCCCCGGGGGTCGGCCGCCCCGGGGCCTCCGCGCGGCCCGCGGCTGCAGGGCGGCGGCAGCCTGACGCTGCAGCCCGACTACGCCAAGTACGCCACGTTCAAGGCCGCCGCGCTCAAGGCTGCAG AGGCCGCCCCGCGGGACTTCTGCCAGCGTTTCCCCGCCCTTGAGCCGTCCCCGCGGCAACCCCCGGCGCGGGCCCCGCGACCACCCCCGGACTTGCCTGCGCCGCTGGACGCCTGCCCCTGGGCCCCGCCTGTCTACGCGCCCCCTGCCGCGCCGGGCCCCTATGCCGCCTGGACCGCCAGTCGCCCGGCCCGGCCCGCCCCGCTCGGCTACCCGACGGCTCGGGCCTTCCAGGTACCCCGGCGACCCGGTCAAGCGGCCCGGCGCCAGTTCAGTGTGGAGAAGATGGCTGAGACCTTCAGCCGGCAGCCCCCGGGCCTTTACGGCAGCGCGGGCCGCGGGTCCCGGTACCTAAGGACCAACAGCAAGACCGAGGTCACCGTGTGA
- the SHISA8 gene encoding protein shisa-8 isoform X3, producing the protein MSSSFLGEEAGKQRKLALGGEAHLGKVRERGLQGGEGRGASLEFPDLLWEAAVLGPQVRLADTAWEGKLVCDFEHRRGRPGENERTAQGRTVRRWWPGLAFDEVGDRGPPGPLSPQGADRASEAAGPPGAIASHPGPTPGWLCPGADGGRPPPGLPPQQRRHPPVSAGAGPRTPRLARASPPGEPFLRVAPPGLAAAAAARDSEPGPVPGAGGCREDRLGSQPRPENGPPGSHRTASGRGLRRGDSEGGMTRGIGPSRVSLLAPDKKRLNNAPRGSAAPGPPRGPRLQGGGSLTLQPDYAKYATFKAAALKAAEAAPRDFCQRFPALEPSPRQPPARAPRPPPDLPAPLDACPWAPPVYAPPAAPGPYAAWTASRPARPAPLGYPTARAFQVPRRPGQAARRQFSVEKMAETFSRQPPGLYGSAGRGSRYLRTNSKTEVTV; encoded by the exons ATGAGTAGCAGTTTTTTgggagaagaggcaggaaagCAGAGAAAGCTCGCGTTAGGAGGGGAGGCTCACCTGGGGAAGGTCCGGGAGCGTGGGctccagggaggggagggaaggggagccTCATTAGAGTTTCCTGACCTGCTCTGGGAAGCAGCTGTCCTGGGGCCACAGGTGAGGCTGGCAGATACTGCCTGGGAGGGGAAGCTCGTGTGTGATTTCGAGCACCGGAGAGGACGGCCTGGAGAGAATGAAAGAACTGCCCAAGGCCGCACGGTGAGACGGTGGTGGCCGGGGCTGGCTTTTGATGAGGTGGGAGACAGAGGGCCACCCGGACCGCTGTCCCCGCAGGGCGCTGACAGAGCTTCTGAAGCAGCCGGGCCCCCAGGAGCCATTGCCTCCCACCCTGGGCCCACCCCTGGGTGGCTGTGTCCAGGTGCAGATGGGGGACGGCCTCCCCCGGGGCTCCCCCCACAACAGCGCAG ACATCCCCCCGTCTCGGCGGGAGCAGGTCCCAGGACTCCGCGCCTGGCTCGAGCGTCGCCTCCGGGCGAGCCCTTCTTGAGGGTGGCACCCCCCGGGCTGGCTGCCGCCGCCGCTGCGCGTGACTCGGAGCCAGGCCCTGTTCCAGGCGCTGGAGGCTGCCGCGAAGACAGGCTTGGCTCGCAGCCTCGCCCGGAGAACGGTCCCCCAGGTTCTCACCGAACGGCCTCGGGGAGAGGGCTACGGAGAGGTGACAGCGAGGGCGGAATGACCCGGGGCATCGGACCGAGCCGCGTCTCACTCCTCGCTCCAGACAAGAAGCGCCTCAACAACGCGCCCCGGGGGTCGGCCGCCCCGGGGCCTCCGCGCGGCCCGCGGCTGCAGGGCGGCGGCAGCCTGACGCTGCAGCCCGACTACGCCAAGTACGCCACGTTCAAGGCCGCCGCGCTCAAGGCTGCAG AGGCCGCCCCGCGGGACTTCTGCCAGCGTTTCCCCGCCCTTGAGCCGTCCCCGCGGCAACCCCCGGCGCGGGCCCCGCGACCACCCCCGGACTTGCCTGCGCCGCTGGACGCCTGCCCCTGGGCCCCGCCTGTCTACGCGCCCCCTGCCGCGCCGGGCCCCTATGCCGCCTGGACCGCCAGTCGCCCGGCCCGGCCCGCCCCGCTCGGCTACCCGACGGCTCGGGCCTTCCAGGTACCCCGGCGACCCGGTCAAGCGGCCCGGCGCCAGTTCAGTGTGGAGAAGATGGCTGAGACCTTCAGCCGGCAGCCCCCGGGCCTTTACGGCAGCGCGGGCCGCGGGTCCCGGTACCTAAGGACCAACAGCAAGACCGAGGTCACCGTGTGA